The following proteins come from a genomic window of Streptococcus pneumoniae:
- a CDS encoding response regulator transcription factor — MTKQVLLVDDEEHILKLLDYHLSKEGFSTQLVTNGRKALALAETEPFDFILLDIMLPQLDGMEVCKRLRAKGVKTPIMMVSAKSDEFDKVLALELGADDYLTKPFSPRELLARVKAVLRRTKGEQEGDDSDNIADDSWLFGTLKVYPERHEVYKANKLLSLTPKEFELLLYLMKHPNMTLTRERLLERIWGYDFGQETRLVDVHIGKLREKIEDNPKAPQFIRTIRGYGYKFKEL; from the coding sequence ATGACAAAACAAGTCTTATTAGTGGATGATGAAGAACACATTCTGAAATTGCTTGACTACCATTTAAGTAAGGAAGGCTTTTCTACTCAATTGGTAACAAATGGACGGAAGGCCTTAGCTTTGGCAGAAACAGAACCCTTTGATTTTATCTTGCTTGATATCATGTTACCACAATTAGATGGCATGGAAGTTTGTAAGCGGCTGAGAGCCAAAGGCGTCAAAACTCCAATTATGATGGTTTCTGCGAAAAGTGATGAATTTGATAAGGTTTTGGCCTTGGAATTAGGGGCTGATGACTACCTGACCAAGCCTTTTAGCCCTAGAGAATTGCTGGCGCGTGTCAAGGCTGTCCTCAGGCGAACTAAAGGAGAACAAGAAGGAGATGATTCAGATAATATCGCTGACGATTCTTGGCTATTTGGGACCTTGAAAGTATACCCTGAGCGTCATGAAGTCTACAAGGCGAATAAGTTACTGAGTTTGACCCCAAAAGAATTTGAACTCTTGCTCTATCTTATGAAACATCCCAACATGACACTGACTAGAGAGCGTCTTTTGGAACGTATCTGGGGGTATGACTTTGGGCAGGAAACACGTTTGGTGGACGTTCATATTGGTAAGTTGAGGGAAAAAATTGAAGACAATCCTAAAGCCCCTCAATTTATTCGAACCATTCGGGGTTATGGTTATAAGTTCAAGGAGTTATAG
- the pnpS gene encoding two-component system histidine kinase PnpS, whose product MKRYLQFWLVNLSVSLILIAGMALTWISKGIGLFLLALSLGLGGYWLFCLWKWEVAFETLHQPLLTSSEYFLEKGQEDLKSLAQYVSGLKTKVSQQDQQYKDLAETMEVLLSHLTMGTFLVSAQGQMLLSSRSLPHYFPDVDGDISSLDDLKRMDIRNLVHQAFDQKTRLKQEVSGFHEGDLILEVTAVPVFSPTQSVEAVLVLLYDLTTIRTYEKLNLAFVSNASHELRTPVTSIKGFAETIKGMSAEEEALKDDFLDIIYKESLRLEHIVEHLLTLSKAQQMPIQWTTLSLAEFVQDLTQSLQPQLKKKDLQLKVQVPDDVTLVSDSQLLSQILLNLLSNAIRYTEQGGKIEVKTQKGNEGIKISVSDTGIGISQLEQDRIFERFYRVNKGRSRQTGGTGLGLAIVKELSQLLGGQVTVTSQLGRGSCFTIFLPNQSFAQD is encoded by the coding sequence ATGAAACGCTACCTTCAATTTTGGCTAGTCAATCTAAGTGTTAGCCTCATTCTGATTGCAGGGATGGCATTAACTTGGATCAGTAAAGGCATCGGTCTCTTTCTTCTAGCCCTTTCTTTGGGACTAGGTGGCTACTGGCTCTTTTGCCTTTGGAAATGGGAAGTTGCTTTTGAGACCTTGCACCAACCTCTCTTGACCAGTAGTGAATACTTTTTAGAAAAAGGGCAAGAAGACTTAAAGTCTTTGGCTCAGTATGTGTCTGGCCTAAAAACCAAAGTCTCCCAACAGGATCAGCAATACAAGGACCTAGCCGAAACAATGGAGGTTCTTCTGTCGCACCTAACCATGGGGACGTTTTTAGTTTCCGCTCAAGGTCAGATGTTATTATCCAGTCGCTCTCTGCCTCATTATTTTCCCGATGTGGACGGCGACATAAGTTCACTTGATGACCTCAAACGGATGGATATTCGGAATTTAGTTCACCAAGCCTTTGATCAAAAAACAAGGTTAAAACAAGAAGTAAGTGGGTTTCATGAGGGTGACTTGATTTTAGAAGTGACAGCAGTTCCCGTTTTTAGCCCCACCCAATCTGTGGAAGCTGTGCTCGTCTTGCTATATGATTTAACAACGATTAGAACTTATGAAAAGTTAAATTTAGCCTTTGTCTCAAATGCCTCCCATGAATTGAGGACACCAGTTACTTCGATTAAGGGCTTTGCTGAAACCATTAAGGGGATGTCAGCTGAAGAAGAAGCGCTCAAGGATGACTTTCTAGACATTATTTACAAAGAAAGCTTGCGTCTTGAGCATATTGTTGAGCATCTTCTTACCTTATCTAAGGCTCAACAAATGCCTATACAATGGACGACCCTTTCTTTGGCAGAATTTGTACAGGATTTGACTCAAAGCTTGCAACCTCAGCTCAAGAAGAAGGATTTACAGCTAAAGGTGCAGGTGCCAGATGATGTCACCCTCGTATCAGATAGTCAATTACTTTCCCAAATCTTACTCAATCTTTTATCCAATGCCATCCGTTACACTGAACAAGGGGGAAAAATTGAGGTCAAGACCCAAAAGGGGAACGAAGGCATTAAGATTTCTGTATCAGATACAGGGATTGGTATTAGTCAATTAGAGCAGGATCGTATTTTTGAACGTTTTTACCGAGTTAATAAAGGTCGAAGCAGACAAACTGGTGGCACTGGTCTTGGCCTTGCCATTGTCAAAGAACTCAGTCAATTATTAGGTGGCCAAGTCACGGTGACAAGTCAGCTTGGCAGAGGCAGTTGCTTCACGATTTTTCTTCCTAACCAATCTTTCGCACAGGACTAA